The Pseudomonas sp. G2-4 genome window below encodes:
- a CDS encoding FadR/GntR family transcriptional regulator translates to MENPIDVPRLPRKRRSLAQELVTVLTEQIRDGLLKRGDKLPTESAIMEAHGVSRTVVREAISRLQAAGQVETRHGIGTFVLDPPSPSGFRIDPATVVTLRDVLAILELRISLEVESAGLAAQRRSAEQLAAMRAALDALNESAAHASDAVASDFAFHLEIALSTGNRYFTDIMTHLGTSIIPRTRVNSARLAHDDQQHYLNRLSREHEEIFEAIARQDSDAARAAMRLHLTNSRERLRQAHEEAQAQG, encoded by the coding sequence ATGGAAAACCCGATCGACGTACCACGCCTTCCCCGCAAGCGCCGCAGTCTGGCGCAGGAGCTGGTGACGGTGTTGACCGAGCAGATTCGCGACGGTCTGCTCAAGCGCGGTGATAAGTTGCCCACCGAGTCGGCGATCATGGAGGCCCATGGCGTCAGCCGCACCGTGGTGCGCGAGGCGATTTCCCGTCTGCAGGCGGCCGGCCAGGTGGAAACCCGCCACGGCATCGGCACCTTCGTACTGGACCCGCCCAGCCCGAGCGGCTTTCGCATTGACCCGGCTACCGTGGTCACATTGCGTGACGTGCTGGCGATCCTGGAATTGCGTATCAGCCTGGAAGTGGAATCCGCCGGGCTGGCGGCCCAGCGCCGTAGCGCCGAGCAACTGGCTGCGATGCGCGCCGCCCTCGACGCATTGAATGAGAGCGCGGCCCATGCCTCCGATGCGGTGGCCTCGGACTTTGCCTTTCATTTGGAGATTGCCCTGTCCACCGGCAATCGCTACTTCACTGACATCATGACCCACCTGGGCACCAGCATCATCCCGCGTACCCGGGTGAACTCGGCGCGCCTGGCCCATGACGATCAGCAGCACTACCTCAATCGCTTGAGCCGTGAGCACGAGGAAATCTTCGAGGCCATCGCCCGACAGGACTCCGACGCCGCCCGTGCCGCCATGCGCCTGCACTTGACCAACAGCCGTGAAAGGCTGCGCCAGGCTCATGAAGAGGCGCAGGCGCAGGGCTGA
- the kdgD gene encoding 5-dehydro-4-deoxyglucarate dehydratase encodes MNPQELKSILSSGLLSFPVTDFTAQGDFNRDSYIKRLEWLAPYGASALFAAGGTGEFFSLAASEYSQVIKTAVDTCATSVPILAGVGGATRQAIEYAQEAERLGAKGLLLLPHYLTEASQDGVAAHVEAVCKSVKIGVVVYNRNVCRLNATHLERLAERCPNLIGYKDGLGDIELMVSIRRRLGDRFSYLGGLPTAEVYAAAYKALGVPVYSSAVFNFIPKTAMDFYYAIARDDHETVGKIIDDFFLPYLDIRNRKAGYAVSIVKAGAKIVGYDAGPVRTPLTDLLPEEYEALAALIDKQGKQ; translated from the coding sequence ATGAATCCACAAGAACTGAAGTCCATCCTCTCGTCTGGCCTGCTGTCGTTCCCGGTCACCGATTTCACTGCCCAAGGCGATTTCAATCGCGACAGCTACATCAAGCGCCTCGAGTGGCTGGCCCCGTATGGCGCCTCGGCACTGTTTGCAGCGGGCGGCACTGGTGAATTTTTCTCCCTGGCGGCCAGCGAGTATTCGCAAGTCATCAAGACCGCCGTCGATACCTGCGCCACCAGCGTGCCAATCCTTGCCGGCGTCGGCGGTGCAACCCGCCAGGCCATCGAATACGCTCAAGAAGCCGAGCGCCTGGGGGCCAAGGGCCTGTTGCTGCTGCCGCACTACCTGACCGAAGCCAGCCAGGACGGCGTTGCCGCCCACGTTGAAGCCGTGTGCAAATCGGTGAAGATCGGCGTGGTGGTGTACAACCGCAACGTCTGCCGCCTGAACGCCACGCATCTGGAACGCCTGGCTGAGCGCTGCCCTAACCTGATCGGTTACAAGGACGGCCTGGGCGACATCGAACTGATGGTGTCGATCCGTCGTCGCCTCGGCGATCGCTTCAGCTACCTGGGCGGCCTGCCGACCGCTGAAGTCTACGCCGCGGCTTACAAGGCCCTGGGCGTGCCGGTCTACTCCTCGGCGGTGTTCAACTTCATTCCGAAAACCGCGATGGACTTCTACTACGCCATTGCCCGCGACGATCACGAGACCGTCGGCAAGATCATCGACGACTTCTTCCTGCCGTACCTGGACATCCGCAACCGCAAGGCCGGCTACGCCGTGAGCATCGTCAAGGCGGGCGCGAAGATCGTTGGCTATGACGCCGGTCCCGTGCGCACGCCGCTGACCGATCTGCTGCCAGAAGAATACGAAGCACTGGCCGCGCTGATCGACAAGCAAGGCAAGCAGTAA
- a CDS encoding aldehyde dehydrogenase family protein, which yields MADAKRFDNYINGQWVAGADYCTNINPSDLSDVIGEYAKADAAQVNAAIEAARAAFPAWSTSGIQARHDSLDKVGSEILARREELGQLLAREEGKTLPEAIGEVTRAGNIFKFFAGECLRLSGDYVPSVRPGVNVEVTREALGVVGLITPWNFPIAIPAWKIAPALAYGNCVVIKPAELVPGCAWALAEIISRAGFPAGAFNLVMGSGRVVGEVLVNSPKVDGISFTGSVGVGRQIAVNCVSRQAKVQLEMGGKNPQVILDDADLKQAVELAVQSAFYSTGQRCTASSRLIVTAGIHDKFVDAMAERMQSIKVGHALRSGTDIGPVVSEAQLNQDLKYIDIGQSEGARLVSGGGLVTCDTEGYFLAPTLFADSEASMRISREEIFGPVANVVRVADYEAALAMANDTEFGLSAGIATTSLKYANHFKRHSQAGMVMVNLPTAGVDYHVPFGGRKGSSYGSREQGRYAQEFYTVVKTSYIGS from the coding sequence GTGGCAGATGCAAAGCGTTTCGATAACTACATCAACGGTCAGTGGGTGGCCGGTGCCGACTATTGCACCAACATCAACCCGTCCGACCTGTCCGATGTCATCGGTGAATACGCCAAGGCTGACGCAGCGCAAGTCAATGCTGCCATCGAAGCCGCCCGCGCCGCGTTCCCGGCCTGGTCGACCTCGGGCATTCAGGCCCGTCACGATTCGCTGGACAAAGTGGGCAGCGAGATCCTTGCCCGCCGTGAAGAACTCGGCCAATTGCTGGCCCGGGAAGAGGGCAAGACCCTGCCCGAAGCCATCGGCGAAGTGACCCGTGCCGGCAACATTTTCAAGTTCTTCGCCGGTGAATGCCTGCGCCTGTCCGGCGATTACGTGCCGTCGGTGCGTCCGGGTGTCAACGTTGAAGTCACCCGCGAAGCCCTGGGCGTGGTCGGCCTGATCACCCCGTGGAACTTCCCGATCGCTATCCCCGCCTGGAAGATTGCCCCGGCCTTGGCCTACGGCAACTGCGTGGTGATCAAGCCCGCTGAGCTGGTACCCGGTTGCGCCTGGGCCCTGGCGGAAATCATTTCCCGTGCCGGCTTCCCGGCCGGTGCGTTCAACCTGGTGATGGGCAGCGGCCGTGTGGTCGGTGAAGTCTTGGTCAACAGCCCGAAAGTCGACGGCATCAGTTTCACCGGTTCCGTGGGCGTGGGGCGGCAGATCGCCGTCAACTGCGTTTCGCGCCAGGCCAAGGTGCAACTGGAAATGGGCGGCAAGAACCCGCAGGTCATCCTCGACGACGCCGACCTCAAGCAGGCCGTCGAACTGGCGGTGCAGAGCGCGTTCTACTCCACCGGCCAGCGTTGCACGGCCTCGAGCCGCCTGATCGTCACCGCTGGCATTCACGACAAGTTTGTCGACGCCATGGCCGAACGCATGCAGTCGATCAAGGTCGGTCATGCATTGAGGTCCGGCACCGATATTGGCCCGGTGGTTTCCGAAGCCCAGCTCAACCAGGACTTGAAGTACATCGACATCGGCCAGAGCGAAGGTGCGCGGCTGGTCAGTGGTGGCGGCCTGGTGACCTGCGACACTGAAGGCTACTTCCTGGCGCCGACCCTGTTTGCCGACAGCGAAGCCTCGATGCGCATCAGCCGCGAAGAGATCTTCGGCCCGGTGGCCAATGTCGTGCGCGTGGCGGATTACGAAGCGGCGCTGGCGATGGCCAACGACACTGAGTTCGGTCTGTCCGCCGGTATCGCCACCACATCGCTGAAGTATGCCAACCACTTCAAGCGCCATTCCCAGGCGGGCATGGTGATGGTAAACCTACCGACCGCCGGCGTGGATTACCACGTGCCGTTTGGCGGGCGCAAAGGTTCGTCCTATGGTTCGCGCGAGCAGGGGCGCTATGCGCAAGAGTTCTACACCGTGGTGAAGACTTCCTACATCGGATCGTAA
- a CDS encoding MFS transporter: MQETKPTRVRYLILLMLFLVTTINYADRATIAIAGSSLQKDLGIDAVTLGYIFSAFGWAYVAGQIPGGWLLDRFGSKKIYALSIFTWSLFTVLQGYVGEFGLSTAVVALFMLRFLVGLAEAPSFPGNARIVAAWFPTAERGTASAIFNSAQYFATVLFAPLMGWIVYRFGWQHVFIVMGVIGIVFSLIWLKVIHSPRQHPMINEAEFNHIAANGALVDMDQDKGKDKKSDGPKWDYIRQLLTNRMMLGVYLGQYCINGITYFFLTWFPVYLVQERGMTILKAGFIASLPAICGFIGGVLGGVISDYLLRKGHSLTFARKAPIIAGLLVSSSIVACNYVDIEWMVVGFMALAFFGKGVGALGWAVVSDTSPKQIAGLSGGLFNTFGNLASITTPIVIGYIISATGSFKWALVFVGCNALVAVFSYLVIVGPIKRVVLKEPTAKDVDISSLSEAKS, translated from the coding sequence ATGCAAGAAACCAAGCCGACCCGCGTCCGCTATTTGATCCTGCTCATGCTGTTTTTGGTGACCACGATCAACTATGCCGACCGCGCAACGATCGCCATCGCGGGCTCCAGCCTACAAAAAGACCTCGGCATCGACGCCGTCACCCTCGGTTATATCTTCTCCGCTTTCGGCTGGGCCTACGTGGCCGGGCAGATTCCTGGCGGCTGGCTGCTCGACCGTTTCGGGTCGAAAAAAATCTATGCCTTGAGCATTTTCACCTGGTCGCTGTTCACCGTGCTGCAGGGCTATGTCGGTGAGTTCGGCCTGTCCACGGCCGTGGTTGCACTGTTCATGTTGCGCTTTCTGGTGGGGTTGGCCGAAGCGCCGTCCTTCCCGGGCAACGCACGCATCGTCGCCGCCTGGTTCCCCACCGCTGAACGCGGCACCGCCTCGGCGATCTTCAACTCGGCGCAGTACTTCGCCACGGTGCTGTTCGCGCCGCTGATGGGCTGGATCGTCTACCGTTTCGGCTGGCAGCACGTGTTCATCGTGATGGGCGTGATCGGCATCGTGTTCTCGCTGATCTGGTTGAAAGTGATCCACAGCCCGCGCCAGCACCCGATGATCAACGAAGCCGAGTTCAATCACATCGCCGCCAACGGCGCGCTGGTCGACATGGACCAGGACAAGGGCAAGGATAAGAAAAGCGACGGTCCGAAGTGGGATTACATCCGCCAACTGCTGACCAACCGCATGATGCTGGGCGTGTACCTGGGCCAATACTGCATCAATGGCATCACCTACTTCTTCCTGACTTGGTTCCCGGTGTACTTGGTGCAGGAACGCGGCATGACCATTCTCAAGGCCGGTTTCATTGCGTCCTTGCCGGCGATCTGCGGTTTTATCGGCGGCGTGTTGGGCGGGGTGATTTCCGACTACCTGCTGCGCAAGGGCCACTCGCTGACCTTCGCCCGCAAGGCGCCGATCATCGCTGGCCTGCTGGTGTCCAGCAGCATCGTGGCCTGCAACTACGTGGACATCGAGTGGATGGTGGTGGGCTTCATGGCCCTGGCCTTCTTCGGTAAAGGCGTGGGCGCACTGGGCTGGGCCGTGGTGTCCGATACCTCGCCAAAACAGATCGCCGGTTTGAGCGGCGGCCTGTTCAACACCTTCGGCAACCTGGCATCGATCACCACCCCGATTGTCATCGGCTACATCATCAGCGCCACCGGTTCGTTCAAGTGGGCGTTGGTGTTCGTGGGTTGCAACGCGCTGGTGGCGGTGTTCAGCTACCTGGTCATCGTAGGACCGATCAAGCGTGTGGTGCTCAAGGAACCCACGGCCAAGGATGTTGACATCTCGAGCCTGTCTGAAGCGAAATCCTGA